Sequence from the Candidatus Methylomirabilota bacterium genome:
GATCGTAAAGATCCCGGCCGGGGTGGACCTCGACCGCTTCCAGCCGCCGCGCGACCGGGTGGCGCTCCGCCGCGAGCTGGGCCTGCCGGCCGGGCGGCCGCTGCTCTTCACCCTGCGTAACCTCGAGCCCCGGATGGGGCTCGACAACCTCCTACGGGCGATGAACCTGCTCCGCCGGCTTGTCCCGGACACGCTGCTTCTGATCGGCGGCGCCGGCTCGCTGCGTCGCGAGCTCGAGGCGCTGGCCGCGTCGCTGCGCCTCGAGGACCACGTGAAGTTCCTGGGCTTCGTCGCCGACGCCGACCTGCCGCGGTACTACGGGGCGGCCGACGCGTTCGTGCTCCCCACGCGGGCGCTCGAGGGGTTCGGCCTGGTGACGGTCGAGGCGCTCGCCTGCGGCACGCCCGTGCTCGGCACTCCGGTCGGCGCCACCCCCGAGATCCTGGTCCCGCTGGCCCCCGCACTGGTCTTCCGGGGTGTGTCCGCGGAAGCGATGGCGCAGGATCTCGGGCGGTTCCTCCACTCGGTGGTCCAGGATCCGGCCGGCGCCCGGCGGCTCCGCGACGCCAGCCGCCGCCACGCCGAGACGCGTTACGGCTGGGAGCGCTCGATCGGCGATCTGGAGACGACCTTGCAGACGCTGGCTGAGCGCCCGGAGGCGGCGGCCCCGCCGCGGGCGTGCTCCGTCTGCGGGACGCAGGCGACGCCCCGGCTCGTCCGCCACGGTCAGCCGTATGAGGTCTGCCCGGGCTGTGGCACGGCGGCCAGACGCGCGCGTCCGGGCGCCGCCGAGCTCCGCGCGTTTTACGAGCGCGACTACCCGGCTCGCTTCGCCCCCGATCGGATCGGGCGGCCGCGCGTCGAGCTGTTCACCGCCCTCCTCGCCCGCCTGGGGTCCGTCGAGGCCGGGCGACGACTGCTCGATCTGGGCTGCGGCGGCGGGCAGCTGATGGTTGCGGCCGCGAAGCTCGGCTGGCGCAGCGTCGGCAGCGACGTCGCCTACGAGGCCTGCGCCGTCGCCCGCACGGTGTCCGGCGGTCCCGTGATTCAGGCCGACAGTGCGGAGATCCCGCTGCGCGACCGTTCAGTGGAAGCGGTGACGTTGATCAACGTGCTCGACCACCTGCCCGACCCGGCGCGCGTCCTCGCCGAGGCCCGCCGGGTGCTGACCCCCGGCGGCGCGCTGGTGATCCGCGTTCCCAACGGCGCCTTTCACCGGCCGAGCCTGCGTGTGCTGGGGTGGGTCGGTCCGCTGGCGCGGCGCTTCCGCCTGAACGTCTACCCAGTCCTCCACCTCTTTTCGTTCACCGCGCGCGGGCTCCGCTGCCTCGTCGAGCGCGCCGGCTTCCGGGTGCTCGTCGTGCGCAACTCGTCGCTGACGGCCGAGGGCCCGGCGTGGGCGGACGCCGAGCCCGGCGAGCTTCCCGGCTGGCTCCGCGCGGGCCTCGCCGCCGGCGTCCGCGTCGTGGAGACGCTCTCGGGCCGCCGGTGGCTGCTGGCGCCCTCGATCGAGCTGTACGCCTGCCGGCGGGAGGGTGACGCTCGCCCGTGATCCGCGTCCTGCACGTGATCACCCGGCTCACGCTGGGCGGCTCGTCGGAGAACACCCTGGGGCAGGTGGTGGCGCTGGCGCGCGCGGGGTACGACTGCGCGCTGGCCGTGGGTATCGCAGAGTCGGACGCGCCCACGGTCGACGACGCCCGGCGCCGCGGCTGCCGCATCATCGACGTCCCCGCGCTGCGGCGCGAGGTCTCGCCCGGCGGCGACCTCGCCGCGCTCCTGACCCTCACGCGGCTGATGCGTCGCGAGCGTCCGGCCGTCGTCCACACGCACACCTCCAAGGCGGGCTTCGTCGGACGCCTGGCCGCGCGCCTGGCCGGCGTGCCCGCGGTCATCCATCAGCCCCACGGGCACATCTTCTACGGCTACTACGGTCCCCGGCGGTCGGCCTTCTTCATCGCGCTCGAGCGCCGCGCCGCCCGCTGGACCGACCGGATCGTCGCGCTGACCGAGCGGGGCACCAGCGAGCACCTCGCCCAGCGCATCGGCCGCCCCGCGCAGTTCGTCGTGGTGCCGAGCGGCGTGCCGACGGCCGCGCTGCGGGCCAGCGCGCCGGCCCGCGGCGAGGCCCGCGCCCGCCTCGGCATCGCCCCTGACGCCTTCGTCGTCGTCGGCGTCGGCCGGCTCGTACGCGTCAAGGGCTTCGACCTGCTCGTGGCCGCGCTGCCGCGCCTGCTGGCCGAGGTGCCGGGAGCCCGGCTCGTCCTCGTCGGCGACGGACCCGAGCGCGCGGCGCTCGAGGGCCGCGCCGCCGCCCTGGGGGTGGCCGCGCGCGTGCATTTCGGGGGTGTGGTCGGTGGCGCCGCCCAGGGGCTGGTCGACTACCTGGCGGCGGCGGACGTCTGCGCGGCGCCCTCGCGGAACGAGGGAATGGGACGGGCGGTGGTGGAGGCGATGGCGCTGGGGCTGCCGGTGATCGGCGCCGCAGTGGGCGGCATTCCCTCCGTGATCGGAGACGACGAGTGCGGGCGGCTCATCCCTCCGGACGATACCGACGCTCTGGTGGCGGCCGTCGTCGAGCTGGGGCGCGACGCCAGGCTGCGCGCCAAGCTGGGCCAGGCCGCGCGCGCCCGCGCCGAGCAGTTCTCGACGACCGTCGCCGAGGCCCGGCTGCTCGCGGTGTACGACGCACTCGTCCGCGACAAGGGGCTGCGATGACGTGGGCCGCCTTGGCCGTCCTCGCCCTCGGCGTCGTTGCCGCCGCTGGGCCCGCCGACGCGCTGGAGCGGCTCCCCGCCGTCCTGCACGCTCACTCCGACATCACGACCGGCGATTTTCCTCTGGAAGACCTGGCGCGGACTGCCGAGCAGCAAGGGGTCGAAGCGCTGCTGCTCGCCGAGAACTACCTGATCCGGATCGAGTACGGCGTGCCGCCGTTCCGCGCGCTGACGCGCGTGGCCCACCAGGAGCGGAGCGTGCTCGACTTCGGTCTCGAGCGCTACTTGGCGCGGGTGGCCGAGGTGCGCCGGCAGTATCCGCGCGTGCTGCTGCTCCCCGGCGTCGAGGTCATCCCGCACTATTACTGGACGGGCTCGCCGCTGGCGCTCACGGCGCACAACACGCAGAAGAACCTCCTGGTCTTCGGCCTCACCGACGCCCAGGCGCTGGCGTCCCTGCCGGTCACCGGCAACCAGCACGAGGCGATCTACACGTGGCAGTCGGCGCTGGAGGCGGCGCCCGGCCTCCTGGTGATCCCGGGCATCGCGCTGCTCCTCGTGAAGCGGCGCCGCCGGCGTCGCATCGGCCGGACGATCGTCATCATCCGGCAGCGCTCGCGGTTTTCCGGCGTCCTCGTCGTCGGGCTCGGCGTCCTGACCCTGGTGCGCGCCTGGCCGTTCACCGTGGATCGCTATCCGCCGTGGGAGGACCACGGCCTCGCCCCCCACCAGGCCCTGATCGATCGCGTCGAAAGCCTGGGCGGCGCGACGGTGTGGTCGTTTCCCGAGGCGACGGACGCGGGCGAGCGGTGGGTCGGTCCCGTCCGCGTCTCCTGGGAGACCGAGCCGTACACCGACGATCTCCTGAAGACCTTCCGCTACACGGCCCTCGGCGGGCTTTACGAGCAGGCGACTCGCGTGGTCGATCCCGGTGGCGGTTGGGACCGGCTGCTGGCCCAGTATGCCGCCGGTGAGCGGAGCCGCCCGGCCTGGGCGGTCGGCGAGTCCGGCTTCCACGGTCTCACTACCGGCAAGCGCCTGAGTACGGTGCAGACTGTCTTCCTCAAGACGGAGAAGTCGGAGGCGGCGGTGCTCGACGCGCTCAAGCGCGGTCGGCTGTACGCGCTGTCGCGGACGCTGGAGGTCGGGCTGGTCCTGGCCGATTTCTCGATCGCGGGCGGCGAGGCGACCGTGATCTCGGGCGAGACCCTGCGCCTTCCGGCGGGCACGCCCATCGAGGTGCGCGTGGCCGTCGACGTCACCGACGCCGCTGGCCTGCCGGTGCGCGTGACGCTCCTGCGCAACGGCGAGGTGGCCGAGGCGTGGACGGGCCGGACGCCGTTCCGCGCCGTGTACCGCGACGCGGTGGAGCGGCGCTCGGTGGTGTTCCGGCTGGACGCGCGCTCCACCGCGCCCCACCGCCTGCTGACGAGCCCGATCTTCGTCACGGGATCATGAAGGTCGCCATCCACCAGCCCCATTACCTGCCGTGGCTCGGCTACCTGGCGAAATGGGCGGAGGCCGACCTCTTCATTTTCCTCGATACCGTGCAGTACGAGAAGAACGGCTGGCAGAACCGGAACCAGATCAAGACGAGGGAGGGGCCGCACTGGCTGACCGTGCCCGTACGCGCTCGCCTGGGGGTCTCGATCGCCGACGTCGAGATCGATACGACGCAGGCCTGGGCCCGGCGCCACCTGGTGGCGATCGAGCACGCGTACGCCCGGGCGTCCCACTTCAAGCGCTACGCTCCCGAGCTGGGCGACTTCTACGCCCGGGCCTGGACGCGGCTGGCGCCGCTGGCGGTGGCCAGCGCTCGCTGGCTGGCCGGCGCCGTCGGCATCGTGACGCCGGCGCGCCTGGCGTCCGAGCTCGGCGTGACCACCAGGGATCCCAGCCGGCGCCTGGTCGAGCTCTGTCGCGCGGTGGGCGCCACCGTCTACCTGGCCGGCCGCGACGGCGCCCAGTACATGGACCTCCCCCAGTTCGCGGAGGCCGGCATCGAGGTGCAGGCCCAGCAGTACGTGCACCCCGTCTACCCCCAGCCGCATGGAGAATTCGTCCCGTTTCTCTCGGCACTTGACTTATTATTGACGCACGGTGACGCGGCGCTGGCGATTCTCCGCCATGGCAACCAATGGACGCGCCTCGGCCCGGAACCCCGGGGGGGCTGACCAGCGGTGAACGTCCTCGCCATCGGCGCCCATCCGGACGACATCGAGTACGGCTGCGGCGGCACGCTCACCCAGTACACCCAGAAGGGCCACGACGTCTTCTTGTTCGTCGCCACCGACGGCGCTCTGGGCGGCGACGCGTCTGTTCGCCGGGGCGAGCAGGACGATTCCAAGGTCGTGATAGGGGCCCGCCAGGTGTTCTGGGGCGATTACAAAGACACCGAGGTCCCTTACAACCGCGAGCTCATCGTGCGGATCGAGTCGGTCATCCGGGACGTCCGGCCGGCGATGATCTTCGTGAACTCCCCCGACGACACCCACCAGGATCACCGCAACCTCGCCCAGGGCGCCGTCTCGGCCACCCGCTACGTGCCGAACTTCCTCTTCTTCGAGGTCCCGTCCACGCAGAACTTCACGCCGAACTGCTACACGAACATCGAGAAGGTGCTCGACAAGAAGCTCGCCTGCCTGGAGGCCCACCGCTCCCAGGTGGCCAAGACCAACATCGAGGACCTGACGATCCTCGAGCTGGCGGTGTCGTGCGCGAACTTCCGGGGTATCCAGGCGCGCGTGAAGTACGCGGAGGCGTTTCAGTCCGTCCGGCTGCTGCTGGATATTTGATCCCGCACTCCCGGCCCACCGTGAGCGCGGGCGACGTCGAGCACGTCGCCCGCGTCGTCCGCTCCGGCGGGCTCGCCCAGGGCCCCGAGGTCGCCGCCTTCGAGCGGGAGCTCGCCGCCCGCCTGAGCGTGGAGGCCGCGGCGGCCGTCAGCTCGGGCAGCGCCGCGCTCGAGCTCGCCCTCCGGGCGCTCGGCGTCGGCCCCGGCGACGAGGTGATCATCCCCACCTACGTGTGCGACGCGCTCCACCACGCCGTCACCCGCTGCGGCGCCCTGCCTGTCCTGGCCGACGCCGACCCGGCGACGCTGTCGCTGTCGGCCGATGACGCCAAGCGCCGCCTGACCGGCCGCACCCGCTGCCTGATCGTGCCCCACGCCTTCGGTCTGGCCGTGGATCCGACGCCCTTCACGGCCCTGGGTGTGCCGCTGCTGGAGGACTGTGCCCAGACGCTGGGCGCGCGCGTGGGCGGGCGCCCCGCGGGCAGCCTGGGGCATATCGCGGTCTGCTCCTTCTATGCGACGAAGCTTCTGACCACCGGCGAAGGGGGAGCGGTCGCGGGGCCCGCCGCGCTGGTGAGCCGGGCGCGCGATGCCCGGGACTACGACGAGCGCGACGATCTGGCGCCGCGCTTCAACTACAAGCTGACCGACATGCAGGCCGCGCTGGGGCGCAGTCAGCTCGGCCGCCTCGACGCGTTCATCGCGCGCCGCCGCGCCATCGCCGCCCGCTACCGGGCACGGCTGGGCGGCGTGCCGTGCCGGCTGCCCGCCGATGCCCAAGAGCGCCACGTCTATCATCGCTTCATCGTGGCCATCGACCGGCCGCTGGACGCGGTGATCGCGGGGCTCGAGGCGCGCGGCATCGCCGCCCGCCGGCCCGTCTTCCGCCCCATCCATCGCGCGCTCGGGCTCTCCGGGTACCCGGAGGCGGAGCGCCTGTGGGCGCAGTCGCTGTCGCTGCCCTGCTATCCCTCGTTGACCGACGCCGAGGTCGACGCCGTCGCCGCGGCGCTCGGGGAGGCGTTGGCCGCGTGAGCGAGCCGTGGCCCACGGTGCTCCGCCTGGCGGTGGTGGTCGCCCTGCTCGCGCCGCCCGTGCGCCGCTGGTTCCATCACGCGGAGCTGCTGTGGCTCTACCTCACCGCCGTCGCGTTCGCCATGGCCTTCTTCGCGGTGCCGCTGGTACGCGGCTATGCCCTCTGGCGGGGCGTGCTCGACCAGCCGACCGCCCGCAAGGTGCACGCGG
This genomic interval carries:
- a CDS encoding glycosyltransferase encodes the protein MRILIVSDVSPIAVLGGAERVVWEQASRLAAAGHRVRVVSRAPRHGGEGAVVYRDVPVRHFAVDRRTLRGFLRTSILGARRAVAEEVDAHGADVLHFHQPLAAFGALTSPVGRRLPSLYTFHSPAPLEYRTRRGTTDRHRGGLAGYAGAAALWLFERASLSRATRIHVLSDFSASLVGKLYRIPRARIVKIPAGVDLDRFQPPRDRVALRRELGLPAGRPLLFTLRNLEPRMGLDNLLRAMNLLRRLVPDTLLLIGGAGSLRRELEALAASLRLEDHVKFLGFVADADLPRYYGAADAFVLPTRALEGFGLVTVEALACGTPVLGTPVGATPEILVPLAPALVFRGVSAEAMAQDLGRFLHSVVQDPAGARRLRDASRRHAETRYGWERSIGDLETTLQTLAERPEAAAPPRACSVCGTQATPRLVRHGQPYEVCPGCGTAARRARPGAAELRAFYERDYPARFAPDRIGRPRVELFTALLARLGSVEAGRRLLDLGCGGGQLMVAAAKLGWRSVGSDVAYEACAVARTVSGGPVIQADSAEIPLRDRSVEAVTLINVLDHLPDPARVLAEARRVLTPGGALVIRVPNGAFHRPSLRVLGWVGPLARRFRLNVYPVLHLFSFTARGLRCLVERAGFRVLVVRNSSLTAEGPAWADAEPGELPGWLRAGLAAGVRVVETLSGRRWLLAPSIELYACRREGDARP
- a CDS encoding WbqC family protein, translating into MKVAIHQPHYLPWLGYLAKWAEADLFIFLDTVQYEKNGWQNRNQIKTREGPHWLTVPVRARLGVSIADVEIDTTQAWARRHLVAIEHAYARASHFKRYAPELGDFYARAWTRLAPLAVASARWLAGAVGIVTPARLASELGVTTRDPSRRLVELCRAVGATVYLAGRDGAQYMDLPQFAEAGIEVQAQQYVHPVYPQPHGEFVPFLSALDLLLTHGDAALAILRHGNQWTRLGPEPRGG
- a CDS encoding PIG-L deacetylase family protein; this translates as MNVLAIGAHPDDIEYGCGGTLTQYTQKGHDVFLFVATDGALGGDASVRRGEQDDSKVVIGARQVFWGDYKDTEVPYNRELIVRIESVIRDVRPAMIFVNSPDDTHQDHRNLAQGAVSATRYVPNFLFFEVPSTQNFTPNCYTNIEKVLDKKLACLEAHRSQVAKTNIEDLTILELAVSCANFRGIQARVKYAEAFQSVRLLLDI
- a CDS encoding DegT/DnrJ/EryC1/StrS aminotransferase family protein; the protein is MSAGDVEHVARVVRSGGLAQGPEVAAFERELAARLSVEAAAAVSSGSAALELALRALGVGPGDEVIIPTYVCDALHHAVTRCGALPVLADADPATLSLSADDAKRRLTGRTRCLIVPHAFGLAVDPTPFTALGVPLLEDCAQTLGARVGGRPAGSLGHIAVCSFYATKLLTTGEGGAVAGPAALVSRARDARDYDERDDLAPRFNYKLTDMQAALGRSQLGRLDAFIARRRAIAARYRARLGGVPCRLPADAQERHVYHRFIVAIDRPLDAVIAGLEARGIAARRPVFRPIHRALGLSGYPEAERLWAQSLSLPCYPSLTDAEVDAVAAALGEALAA
- a CDS encoding glycosyltransferase: MIRVLHVITRLTLGGSSENTLGQVVALARAGYDCALAVGIAESDAPTVDDARRRGCRIIDVPALRREVSPGGDLAALLTLTRLMRRERPAVVHTHTSKAGFVGRLAARLAGVPAVIHQPHGHIFYGYYGPRRSAFFIALERRAARWTDRIVALTERGTSEHLAQRIGRPAQFVVVPSGVPTAALRASAPARGEARARLGIAPDAFVVVGVGRLVRVKGFDLLVAALPRLLAEVPGARLVLVGDGPERAALEGRAAALGVAARVHFGGVVGGAAQGLVDYLAAADVCAAPSRNEGMGRAVVEAMALGLPVIGAAVGGIPSVIGDDECGRLIPPDDTDALVAAVVELGRDARLRAKLGQAARARAEQFSTTVAEARLLAVYDALVRDKGLR